A window of Falco cherrug isolate bFalChe1 chromosome 11, bFalChe1.pri, whole genome shotgun sequence genomic DNA:
TATcaacaggcaaaaaaattaGCAATGTCGTTCTGATTGGTCTAGTTGCTACAGCACTTCTTGCACAATTGCAGTCAAtcaggcagaggagaaacatCTGGGATCTGTCTGTTACCTGCACATCACATCTATTAAATATGCACTTTTTCTAATGTTCTCTTAAAGAgcttttagaaacaaatttgttttaagCCATTAAAGCTGAAGTTACATATCAGACACCATTGTCCTACAAATGTATCTCTGTTGAGAATTACCAAAGTAAAGCTCTGGATTCTTCATCAAAGCTTCCTCCTTGCCCAAACCTCCAAAACACCCAGAGactgccaaaataaaataaagtcaTTACAGAGCAGCTGCTTCCAATACTTTAAGACTTATTTGAACAACTTAAAAGTTCTGGTTAACCAACTTCtaattttacagtgttttatgTAGGATCTAAGACTTGTTAAGATATTGCAGATTAAGTATTtagatacagtattttctttatgcTATGCACAATGCCATCTACTGAATTGCTATGCTCTAGCATCAACAGTAGTAAAGCAGGACCTGATGCATATTAGAGCAGTCATACCCtcaaaaaagtttaaaatagcTATAGGGAAATTTTAATAGCTGTTCTTAAGCTTTCTGCACGTAAATCTCCCTGCTCTAGCCCATTATTGGTCAATGAGTTCAGGTTTCATTGGGAGTTTTCTTCAGCGTGATACTGACTACACGCAGAATTGAGATCACAGAGGTTGATATCACCTGTGGCAAGGGCAAGAATTTTGATTCCAACCTCAATGAAGTcagaatacacacacacacacactgactCTTACTTGGGAAATACACTGAGATTCTCGATTACAGACTACAAAACCCGTGGTCTACtcaaattaaaactgaaaaccaacaaaaacccaaactcaaTGCACCCAGCTCCAGCAATACACTTCCACTCCATTTCTCATAACTCGAATATCTTTAGGTGTTTGAACTAAAATTCTGCTATCCAATCACTCTCATTTGCTATACACAACTTTACCAAAGATTGTCAGCCCCaaataaaaagttttagaaGTTGGGCAGTGCTGGATTCCTACAAAAACAAGGTTCTGGAACACCACACTATAACAATATGACAggaaagagaatatttttgaCGTACACACTTTGTATGAGGCTATAAACACTGCAGGAGTAAGCCACAAGCTATGATCATTATTTAAAACTATTCCACCTTCAAACAGAGCTCATGCACATATTTGCTTCTACATCAAGTCTCAAATCTCACCAGAATGTAAATGGGCACTCCAAACAGTAGTTTCCATAGATGCAGTGAAGGTCCACAAAGAGCAGCGTCTGGGTTGCCTGCTATACAAACCTGGAGAGTAAGAGAGCTTCTAACAGCAGTAGAGCTCCAACCATTTTCCATTTACAGTCATGGAAGCTGTCCGTTCATCTGAATGGGAGAATATGCGTGCCACTCATTTTTGTACAAAATtcttaaagaacatggaaatTTCTGCATTCTGTCACTCCTCGAGGAAATCTGATACTGAGCAACACCTGCATGCAATGTGCATCCCAATGAAGAAGTCATAAAGAGCCAGCTGccctttatttaaaatgctctttgcattttttaaataaaaaacttgcCATACATTCTTTTGAGAGAAGCAGAACTGTCAGGAATCCCACAGCCACAGAATTCAACATCATCTCCAGAACCGTAAGCATCAATAAAGCCTGGGCATCGTGTTGATAAGAACCACACTTGTATTGAAAATGAGGTCGAGAATACTGCACGATTACAATCACAGAGACAAGGATTTCAAAGACACGCTTTCTTGCAATAGAACAAgcttggatttttaaaaatacaatcatCATGTACAGCAAAATATGTGGCCATAAGACCAGCCTTAAACTAAGGCCTTGTTTACACAATTTCTGCACTGTCAGGAAGTATTTTGGCTGggaatgtaatttttcttccaaatcaattaaatatttgcagttctGACTGTGAAAAGAGATATATACCACCTTTGTATTGATAAGGGTATAACATATTCCCACAGGGAAAAGGAATAAGAGAGTACCTTTATATTGATACAACATTTTCCTCAAGTGTAGAAGCTAATATAGCTTTCATTACTCGGTCAAGTTAAAGTGCAGTATGacttttttctactttatagACAAGGCCTATGTTTAACAAGCACCAAAACACTTCAGAGTATTTGCAAGATCAGACTACTGAGCTCTACTTTTTGTACGGTCCTCACAGAGTCATAGAGAACACCGAACATCTAAATACATTCAAACCTCTTGATTAGACCCATGCTATGGTTTCTGAAATGCTTCACTGTTTCACCGAACACACTTTTTTGGCAAGAACTAGAATGTAtctacaaaaaaccccagcataaTCCAGAACGTACCaggctgccttcagctgctctgCTAGGCTGAGAAATACTGGACTTTTATGTGCCGCCGTGTGCTACGAACACCCATTTTTGCATTATTCCTCAATCACAACACAGGCAGGAGGGAAACAGGAGGCATTAGAAAACATGAAGAATCTGCTATCTGTTGGGCAGAACAGAATAAATACCTGCTTTTATTAAGCACAATGAGTTCCTGTCAATAAACTGATCTAGAGCAAGGCCTGTTGGGTgctaaaaaatatataatccCAGTGAATTTAAGGCAAAATTGAACCATAGGAATAGCTGAGATGCAAATTtatggcattatttttttaaaaacttcagacatGAAGTGTTTTTAAACTGCAGACATTGCAGCAGTCAAGCTCTCTTAGTTTtcaatgcagtatttttgttaaaagaaagcCCTACTATTAATAAGCATTATTCCTCTGCCCATTTAACATGCAAGTCCTTGAGGAGCTGGATTCTAactaatttttagaaatttctGGAAGATCAGCTGCAAAGGGGTTTTcagtttctatttaaaaatgagGGGTTGGATCAATTTGTCTTGTTATATGAAGGCCTCAAGGAGAAGTTGAGGGACCATCACTCCGGTTGCCTTCTCCAACCCTCTTTGTTTTTAACTGCGATTGTATCAGTCTGATACAACCTGACTGATTGTATCAGAAGGATACATGTCAGCTCAGAAGAAGAGATACATTCAATACTTAGGTATATAATCTTTTCCAGACTTTTAGTAGATACCGGATGTTGCTAAAGTATTCAATTTTCAACTAAATCACAAGTTTATAATTTTCATCTAAATCACTGGGATTTCAGTACATAGAATTAAACTAATACTAAACACTGTTTgctgaagcagaattttttcctacttaaaaccagaaatgatCACATTCACAGTAGGAATCATGGCAGTTAGTTTTCAGTGCCTGATTAAAAAACCCATTTATGCATCATTGTTCAATTATTGTTTTCACgttgtaaaataatttctagtcTTCTTGGCATGGGAtaggatggggggggggggggggggagaaaaaggaaaaaaatgttacaggaTTTGTGTGCTAATCTTTAAAGAAGGGGCTAAGAAAGGTAAACAAACTCTTTAGAAGCTCCAAATGACAGAAGGTACAGGTGTCCTCCCACCCCAATGCCCCTGCAAACCAGAATTGAAATAATGCCCTGGTGCATAATTTTGAAGAGTTACAATGCAATGAgattaaaatcttaaattttataaataaccGATCTTTAGAATTTTACCCCAATAAACCATGCTGTTCCCAGTAAGGAATCTCACAGATTGGCCTAATCTTACAAGGCCTTTTGCATTGAAGACACACTACCTTCCTAAGCTACCTACTGAATACAGCGTTCCACTCACATGCTGGCATCACATAGCATCAGGACctaaacacaaatgaaaaactgtattaaaagtGACTAAATATTAGATAAAATAGAAATCTcgtggtttgctttttctttttttttttttaaacactgtccTTAGCTAAATtgagcccccctccccctgcctttcACTTCTATTAAGATATACTATACATCAGGATCAACAGCCTATGTGAAAGTTAGTGTTTCATGTAATACATAAAAGCGCACAAAgttgttttctaaaaaacagcatttgtattaaaattcttaaaatggATAGACATCTCTTAAATGCATGTCTGGAATTAAAATGACAGTTGTTAGGATTTTCTTGGTACATCACAACGGTAAAACTTCCTTCTTTGCTGGCTGGAGGTACATCCCACAacaaaatcaaaggaaaaaagaagaaaaaaaaaaaaaaaaaagcgcccccccccccccccaaaatcccAAAAGGCTAAATTCTTGTAAATTTGAAGTAAATGAAACCCGAACTTGCAAGACATGGAAATAACAGTTAAAAGGCTCAGatggaaataagaaataaattccaCTAACAATAGGCCCTTTTGTCCTGGCTTGTTCGGAATGATTACTGCAAGGAAACTGTTAAGTAGTTTTTGGAGTAGTAGATAATGGGATTCTGTGGAGCTTTCACAGGTTGGCACCGgctggaacagctgagttttgaagGCACTCTATAGACACAGGGTTGCTGTTGGCCCTGCATCACATATAGGAAGTCTTTGCACTTTAGAGCTAGTCATCAAAATCAGTTATTGCcaacctaaagaaaaaaaccctcgGAACAAAAACACCACCGCTCCCACCCGctgaagaaaagttaaaataaaaccgAAATCACACAGGCACGCACACCTAAAAAATTGTGCAGATTTGTAACATTTTCacagctgatttaaaaaaaaaacaacacagaaacaaaacaaaaacaaaacaaaaacaaaaaaaccaaaacaggaaaaaaacaacacgCTACCACTCTCCTGCAAACTCCCATCCGATACAGCAGgtaaacaaaatagaaaattatttcacgAATCATCAGCAGACACTTTCTGGCACCCCACACTGTATTGGCATCAGTGTTTTAAGTTAAAGTCCCAGTTCCGATGTGCAATTCTCCGGGCCGGGCGCCCTGGCGCAGCCGCCCCACTTTGCATAGAGATCCCGGGGCTGGGCGCGGGGCGCTGCGGGCCCGGGAGCAGCGGGGGTCGGGCGCAgcgggcgcggagcggagcgggcaGGGCGCCGCGCTGGGCTCCTCCGGCGGGCAGGGGCCGCTCCTCGGGCAGGCTTTCCCCGCCGTGCCTGCCCGGCAGCGGCCCGCGGCAGACACTGACAGGAAATATGCAACGACCAACACTGGACGAAACGTACATGCCGAAAAAAGCCACATTTCCAAcacgattttttttttctttttacgaTTCTTGTCTTTTGTATGTGTGAGTGTCTCTGGCGGCTGCCcggggcagcgcccgccccGCGGCTCGCGCCGGCCGGGACGCGGAGCGGCTCCCGCCGTGTCCCCGCCgagccccggcccgccgccgccctcaGAGGATGGCGCAGGAGGAGCAGCACTGCTCGTCCCCGTTGGGCTGCGAGGCGTAGTTCATCTGCCTGACGATCTCCGCGAAGAGCTCGTCCACCGAGGCTTTGTTTTTGGCCGAGGTCTCCATGAAGGGGCAGCTCCACTCCTCAGCCAGGGCTTTGCCCTCCCCGAAGGAGACCTCCCGCTCGCCCTCCAGGTCCACCTTGTTGCCCACCAGGATCATGGGCACCCTCTCGTACCTCTTCACCCGGATGATCTGGTCCCGCATGGGCTTGATGTCCTGGAAGCTCTGCTGGTTCACCAGGCTGTAGACCAGGATGAAGCCCTGCCCGTTCTTGATGTAGAGGTCCCGCATGGAGGCGAACTGCTCGGTGCCCGCCGTGTCCAGGATCTCCAGCACCGACGGCGAGGAGTCCACCTCGATCTCCTTGCGGTAGAAGTCCTCGATGGTGGGGTCATACTTCTCGATGAAGGAGCCCGTCACGAACTGGACGGTGAGGGCGGACTTGCCCACGCCGCCcgagcccagcaccaccaccttGTACTCCCGCATGGCTCCCAGCGCGCCGCCTCCCTCGCCTCCCGCTCGGGGCTACCGCTTCCCTCCCGCCCTCACGGCGGGCggagagaggggaggagaggggggaaggaggggcGCGGGGAAGGGGCGGCCGCGCCTCACggagccgtgccgtgccggccccggcgccgggcagcgccgcgcccCAGGGGCGGGCACTGGGTcctgcgcggcggcggctgcgcgGGGAGGCGGTGGCCGCCGCcgagggaggagaaggaggaagaggaggcggaagaggaggagaaaggcgAGCGCGGCGCTGCCGCtaccggccccggcccggcggcgggacGGCGCTGCCGCGGCCCATGGCGCCCTgcggcccgccgcggcccgccccggcccattggctccggccccgccgccggccgcccccaTTGGCTCCCCGGCGGCGGGCAGCCGCGCGCGcagcgccccgccccgcccgtTAGACCCCGGCGCCGCTCGCCTCAGGCAGTGggttccccttccccccccccccgggcctCCTCCAGGCAGCGGGTTTCCCCCCACAGGTAGCCGCGCTGCCGCGGCGCGCAAA
This region includes:
- the RAP2B gene encoding ras-related protein Rap-2b; the protein is MREYKVVVLGSGGVGKSALTVQFVTGSFIEKYDPTIEDFYRKEIEVDSSPSVLEILDTAGTEQFASMRDLYIKNGQGFILVYSLVNQQSFQDIKPMRDQIIRVKRYERVPMILVGNKVDLEGEREVSFGEGKALAEEWSCPFMETSAKNKASVDELFAEIVRQMNYASQPNGDEQCCSSCAIL